The DNA window TGGTAGTGTTTGGGGCATGCTGAGATGTTTCTCTTGTCTTCTCTTGTTTAATCATTTCCCTATAAAAGCCCACACTACCTTTAACAGCAGGCACAAAGCACATGCAACCTAACAGTCACCATATGAGACAGGAAAAAACATCTTCTGGGTGGAAAAGACCAGGTTCCTAATTCTAACATCACTGACacttaaacatttttcttgtgtACCTATAGCCAAGTCATAATCTAAACTTCTCATATGTGCTGCATGCTGGACTCAGATTTGGTATTTACGCACTCATTTTAAGAGGTTTAATTTATTCAGCTCATAAGGTTTTCTTTTATACCTAGTAGAACAGGGAATGGAAATGAACAGTATTATTCATCAAAACCCTACACACATGCACATCcatacatgtgcatatatacacagcAACCGATTCACTAGGAATCTTGCTCCTGTGGTACAAATCATATTGCCCTTTCATTCTTTGCTGCACTTCTCCGTCCACGCTTCCTTTTTACTCCAGGAAAGCAAAGAAGTCTTTACCCACCCATCATACTTTATCCACCCTTTGAAAGCTTCTCTTCTCAAGGCCTGTGCATATTGCGTTGGCACGCTACCAAAACCCACTAACAAATGGCAGATTAAGTGGAAACACGGAAAAGAATTTCAAGCATGTATTATACTTGCTTGGAGTTCAGCGTGCAACTTTAAGACGAGGGCTGCCCTCTAAACAGGCAGGCCTGGGAATTCAGTTGCAAAACAATTACAGATGCAAGGAAAATACCTTTCCTCTGAGAAAGAAACTTGATGATATTCTGCAGTCCTCAGTAGGCTAAGTTCACCGTGTGCTCTGGAAGAGCTCGGCATGGTCTGTGCTTTCTCGAGACCTCAGTTTCCATCTCCAGCACTGTTCTTCAAGGGAGCTATACCACATTAACTAGAATTTTTCATATGTCAGACTCTTAAAAGATGCAGGAGTGGAATATTGTAATCCTTTCCACTCACAACCGCAACAGCCCCTCTATACCCATCTGCTGTCCTGCCTTAAGACACAAGAACAGAGGCACTTGATTCAGTTCTGCAGACTATCGGCAGTCATGATCAGTTGGACAATAAAATTGCTAGTGTCATGCCTGTATATAGTTCATTTGTGCTTCCTTGATGAACTATATGTCGGCTGCATGGCCATCTTTCTGATGGTTTAAAGGTCTGGTTTTAAGAGAGCTGTTTACAGCATCAAAGCAAATATACTCAGAATGCAGTTTCCAAACCTGCCTAGCAATGGCCCAACCCTGCTCTGAATGAATACACTGGCAAAATTACCATCAACTCAGGCGGGACTAGGTGAAACAATGTGTAGTGCAACAATTCTGCCCATGTTATCTGAGCttaccttttctttccaaaaacaaTCTGGAATGTTTGCATAGGGTGTACAGTAGAAAGAGAGTCTCCCACTCCCGATTACACTAAACTTGCTGCAtggattacttaaaaaaaaccacaacttgCTCATGTTACTCAAGCTCATTTGCCTTCTGCACAACTCCACTCTGCCAGTCATCtcaagagaataaaaaaacctcagtTTACAGTCCAACGAAGCAGTTGAGAACATATGATGATGGATGGGAAATATGCCCCATAAGCCAGGACTGACGTTCTCAAGCCCACATTGTAGCGTGCACATCTAGAAATCAGGAAAGGTGTATGGACAGAAATTCCCAAATCAAAAAGTAGAACATTTCTGCACTCCAGTGTTCCTCAAAAAACTGTGGGTTTCACTGTTGGCTTCGGAGGaacttttttcttactgtatcaactaaaagaaaaagaagacagaccTGATTTATGACCTTAGACTGACTAGTTCAAATTCCTCCATAGTTTACTGACCctgaagttaataaaaaaaatgtgacTCTTTAGTCTAATAGGTTATTTTCAGCTTTAACTAATCTGAGCTCATGACTGGCTTTGGAACTGCAACAATCATATAAAAGCTAAGATTGATTATTACCGTCCAAAGACAAAGGGTAATTAAgtctactggggaaaaaaaccaaaccgctaaacaaaaaaaaaaaaacttgtaacAGGTGAGGACAAAACAAAATTGAAGGAAAATAAACGGCACTGAGGATATTAATAAATCTGTTCTGTATCTGAACATCTTTACAAATAAGTAACTGAAATGAAACTGAAAGTGCAACCCAAGTAGAGTACAAATACAAGAATGTCTGCATTGAAATTCCATAACTTTTCTTTATTCACTGTGATACATTCAAACAAAAGTGCTCCAGATAACAGCCATAgagtaaaggaaattaaaataaaaaggcagaaaaagaccaTCAGATACATATGGTGATTATTCATATTTCAAAGCATTAATAACTGCTTGTATCTGAGTGCACCAAAAGCCCACATGAGGGTCCATGTTTTTGTATGCTACacctataaaaataataatcataggCAGCTCtagcaaaaaatgtttttcagaactAGAGCCAAAGCTATCACAAAGATAAAGCACCATCAGGCATATGTTTACAAATGCCATAGTAATTAGTAGAGTGTAAGAAAGGCTTAGctgaattaacattttctttgtatttgtataGCACAGGGAAGCTCTGCTTCGATTCATTCCTTCCCATTTCACACCAGGGACTTGCATTTGCCCCACAACACTAAGCGCCATGGGCAACTTGGTAGGCTTCAGGAGACAGCGAGAGATGGATGGGTGGAAGAGAAACTGGAACTGGAGCCAGTGTCTATCCTCCTATTTAAAATAGTATTGGCATGGCAACATGTACTTAACCATGTTACTGCAATACGGTGGCACAATCCACCTGAGCAACATTGTTTGTACAGACCACATTGACTTCCCAGTGCTGTCTGCCAAGCTACAAGTATTTAGCTGCACTGATTTTACCTATAAAACACAGTTCTTGTTTTAAAGTCCAATTCTGCTACAGTAAAAATGTCACTGTTATCTGCAAGAGACAGCAGAACATCACTTCATAGCAAACTCAAAATACATCCTATAATGTGGCTCTATTCCAGCCGTAGAATTACCAAACCATGCATTTGCCAAGAATTATTTGTAACTCAACAGTTTGACGGGAGGGCGGGAGCCCTGCCGCAAACAACACAAGAAACTGAAGTCAAGATGCCGTACAAATTACACTGTCAAAGGGATATGATAGAGACACACTTATAACTCTAGGGTCCCTCTACCTGGTGTATTTTTAGGTAGAACAGCATGGATCTACAACAAAAAGGGTGAAAACTCAGTAGCACCCTTGTCCTGCTCTCCCTTTTACCTGCTTTGCAGGCAGCAATTCAGATGGCCAGCAAGACCAAAGACAGGCTTCCCCTCTGAAAATCTGAGTTGCTGACATGAGATTTTCCTTAAAAGATGTAAGTAGGTCATAACAGAAAACAAGCCTCTGTCTCCATACGCTTTCTATGATAGTATATTCATAGGGATCCTGCTAGGTGTAAGACTATGCCCCAGCTGCTGTAAAGATTTAAGCCCATGTATGATTTGTGTTTCCCAGAGCAGGACACAATGGCACTGCTCCTATAACCAACATCATCTTCACAGTCAAGTCTTTGCAGCATCGAGGTCTGTTTgcttaaaaagcatttttcttaacTATGTTACTAATAAAGTCTCAAATCACTCAGGCTGAAAGAAGGTTAGAAGTGTTACGTGGTTATTTACCCTTCACGCTATTTGTGTGGCATTCATCTCCCACAGCGCATGCCTTGCCCTTTTCACACTCCCTTTCTCATGCAGGAACACAAAGCTGTAATGTTTGGGTTGCAAACACCATTAAATGCCCCTCTTCAGCCCCcaacagcacagaaatattttcttttaaaagttcagaTCAAAGCATTTCTACTAATCCTAggatttattaaaacaaacattgTAGGCATGAGATAGTCAACAGCGTCCCTTTTATAAGATTCTTTGGAGACGGTTCTGATTTCGTACTGTTTACTGATCCGCCCCTAATTAATCTTCAGTTGCTCAGCTGCAAATTCAGCAAGTCCacctgctccttccccacccaGCAGACGTTCCTTTCTCCCCAGTTTCAAGCTGTAATGACAGCACCACACAGTCCCTGTCCTAAGAACCAGGTGGCTTGCTTGAAAAGCTATAGATCACATCCTGATGTTACAAGATCGTATCACACACATTTGCAGCAGAAGTCTTGCCTTTCCTCAGATGAGTAATTAAAACCAGTCATTAAGTGCTTTCAAGGAGTATCATTGTCTTTATCCTTCCCTGCAGTCAAGGTAGTTGCCTTTGATCCAGTAACAGATCTGTGCGTATTTGAGGGGTGTGATGCGAACAGCTACATTGAAATCCTGAGGGGTGCCATTCATGTCCACCCACTGATGGCCTGAAAATATTCCAATAATTTTACGCTCCCATTTGTGATTCTGCCTCTTCCACATCCTCACATACACCCCAGATCCACTCGCACCCGGCTGGGCATCGCACTGCTGGTACAACAGGTCATATGTTTCATCTTTGACATCACAGAAACGGTAAACCAGGTTTCCTGGACGATCATTGTCATAGCCAGAGAAGTGAATCCTCCCTCCAGGCAAGTGTCTTGCTGGTGGGCTCACACCTATCTTCATAAACTTTCTTTTATGAGGCTTCTTCAGCTCCAGCAGGGCATAGTCATAATCCATGCCAATGTCATTGGCATTGCCTTTGATCCATCCTTTGGGGACATGTGTCCGTTTCACTCGGATCCACTGGAATTTCATTTTCTCAGGCATTGCTGAGTTGGTGATATTGGCCCCTTTGCTGCCATCTTTCAGTTTGGGCTTTAGGAACCCCACCCGCAGTTTCTGAGCTCCTTTGACATAACTCTTGCCATCATGGATACAATGAGCGGCAGTAAGAACGTGCTTTTCAGCCACTAGCGTCCCCGTGCAACCTGTAGATAGCTTCACTGATGTGGAGAATGGGTAATTCAACAAGAAGTCTTTCCCAAAAATGCTAAACCTGCTGTCATAGCCATAGATCTGCCTCTTAGTTCGAGATTTGCCTTGAGAGCCATCACCGCCGTTGCTCAAAATATATATGCCCACTTCAGTTTCAGTGAGGCTACCATTAGCATACAAGGTTTCATAGGACAGGTAGTTCTTCACTTCTTCATAAGTTGGCAGCGGAGAACTTTTGTGGCATGCTGGGCCACAGGGAGATACCACTTCCAGTCTGGCTTCAGCATCAAACTGCGGTTTGTCCAAGTTAAGAGTAGACTGTGGCAGTATAACTGGAACTCTGTAAGATGGCCAAGTTGGCTTCCAGTGAGAACTGGAGGGCATCGCATCTTTAGCAGCAAACAAAAGGAGGATTAAAGTGGACAAGCCTGCCATTCTGAATGCCGGTCTgtggaaagcaaaaggaagtcCAGTTACTCACTCAAACATGTTGCAAGATTAATCTACCTTGCTAAGTAATGGCTTTCTAACCAAATATAATATAATAAGGGTCAAGCAATTTGAATGGAGCCAACTATCATCCAGTACTTAGATTTCTCAGTAATAAACTAATGCCTTAACCTGTATCTTGAAACAAGTGTCCCAGGTTAACACTGAAACACAGGGCATTTAACCCTTAGATGTGCTGAGCCACCAACTCCCAGCTGACTTCAATGGGAAGTTATGGTATTTGTCTGCAAATGGCGTAAGGAAAATTCAGACCTTGTGTAAATTCCTGCATTCAGAAACCACAGCTCCTGCAAAGAGTGAATGTGTCTATCTTCAGCTAGATTACAGTATTCTCTGAAAGCTCCCACCTACTCTCTGACTCCACTGAGAGACATCCTTAAATCACTTCACACTGTTTGCTGTCTTAGCCAGAGACATCAAGCTGATGGCAGGAACAGGCAGGTGGACAAAGAAGGTAACCTGAACAGGAGTTGGGTTGCAGAACATGACCGCATGGGAGACTCGCTTCCCCTTGCAACTCATACCAGAGGAAGGTTTCTGCTTCATGTAGCATTCGCTCTCCCCTAGGCTTACATGAGAAAGGGCGATAAGATTATACGAGGGCAGCTAATCAAGTAAGTTTACAATTCTTGAGGGAATTTTCATTTAACATACTGGCTTATTCCTTTATAAACTCAATTAATTAGAAATGCAAACCAACCCCCTCTGAGCTCAGGGAGGCAAATGAGACTGTAAATGTGTTTGTGAACCACAGGCAGAGAGCCTCAGACTGCAGAGAACAGCGTGCTCTAGTACTGTGTCAAGAAAATGTGTAACTtcagtttatttgaaaattaGCCATACAGCTGAATCGCTGCAGGAGGCATTGCGCCCTGcgcaggaaggcaggcaggatcTCCCTCATACAAAGATTATTCAAACAAAACTTCACAATTATGTTGAGCTTACACATATTTAAAACCCTGCTGAGGTTACACTGATCACAACTGCAGGATCATTCCTGACATACCTCAAATGAGTTAACCAAAGCAAATCATGCAGGAGATCACCACAGCTAtctaagaataaaaaagaaaaatccttctctCTAACGCTTTTTGTAGGAATACTCCATACCTAAGCTGCACCAAAAAAGACTTGAGAAGCTACAGACTGCTGAAGTCCAAAGGTGTCCAACTCAAATATTGGGCCTGGATTCTTCCATTGTTGGTAGCATCCTCTCTGGGAATGAAGGCTGTAATTAAAGCACACAAAGTTCAAAATATCAATTGACTCATGCAGGCTATCAAAAAATTTCCATTCCAAAAAAACAGATGTAGATGAACAGAGCTGATGGTACTGATGCCACAGAGGCAGGCACTGACTCTTCCAGAAATGACCAGACATTCTCTTGGTAATTTTTTCATTAACAAACAGGACATCTTTAAAGggacatatttttttccagaagggtTAAGCTCTATAGAATGTTTTGCTTTATACCTAGCGGGCAAGTCATGCTGGAAAATACAGGCCATTTTAAACATGAATCAGAATTGCATAATTTTTTAATGTCCCAAAATTGGAAAATACTTGCTTATGTATTCAAGGAAAACCATcagctcctctggctccttccaCGGCAGAGATTAATATTGGATGTGGCTGGGTTTTGCAAGCTATGAAAAGAGACAGTCTCACATTGGAATAAGGATGGTCTAGGGAAAACTTGCTGTATATCAAATATGCTCGTTGTATAACAGTGATtaggaaaagataaaaagaagGTAACAGGGACAAATGATACCACTCCATCACCACAAAGACAATATACACTAGCATAAGTCAACTGTTAACTGTCCTACTTGTGACAGTGAGGACTGTACACAGAAATGTTTACTGGTCTTCCAGTTAGAAGCTGAGAACAGACTAAATCACCGTTATGCTGTACATCAGGTAGCAGATCCCATCATTAAGAGCATGTATTTATAAGCAGTCTGCTCTCATCTGCTTCACACCAAAGTTATTCCTACAAATTACATTTGAAGCTTTCTTGATAGATGGAATCTCCTGTCTAAATTGCACCACTAACGCCACTTCTTGGTTCTAAAAATCATTCATGCTAAGTGAACCAATGCTGGCCTTTGGCTGGTTTATTTAGCTGGCAGGGGAAAATTAGAAGCGTCTTGTCAGTTATTTGCACAAGCAGCAAGATTCCCTCCTGCCCATCAGCACAGCGACTGGATGAAGGGACCGTACCCAACAACTTCTCTGCTTCCTTGGAGAGCATCACCCGGGCTGAGAAGAGAAATTACCTCTCCCTGCAACCTGCCCTCCCTTATCTCCCCACCATCACCGCTACAGCAACGCCAACACTGGAAAAGCAGTTTTAGACAGCAGAGGGCAGCCGCCCTATGAAGAGAACAAGACAGGAGCTGGGACTCAAGTTGGTCCCCCAAAAAAGGCTTCTGAAGATGGTATCTGTGCCTGTGCCGTGCCCTGTAAAGTGGTACTGACTCCACTTTATGTCTCTGAGCAAgcctccccacacccctccccTGCTGCTTCTGTGCTATGATCACATTGCAGAGATATGGgatgaaaaaaagcctttttatcAATTATAGaacttttctattatttattaaatgctaTTAAAACCTAACAATAAAATAAAGTTGTGAGTTTATACCTGACCATAGAGGCTAAACAGTGCTCACGAACCAAAGCATTTA is part of the Accipiter gentilis chromosome 19, bAccGen1.1, whole genome shotgun sequence genome and encodes:
- the PRSS23 gene encoding serine protease 23, yielding MAGLSTLILLLFAAKDAMPSSSHWKPTWPSYRVPVILPQSTLNLDKPQFDAEARLEVVSPCGPACHKSSPLPTYEEVKNYLSYETLYANGSLTETEVGIYILSNGGDGSQGKSRTKRQIYGYDSRFSIFGKDFLLNYPFSTSVKLSTGCTGTLVAEKHVLTAAHCIHDGKSYVKGAQKLRVGFLKPKLKDGSKGANITNSAMPEKMKFQWIRVKRTHVPKGWIKGNANDIGMDYDYALLELKKPHKRKFMKIGVSPPARHLPGGRIHFSGYDNDRPGNLVYRFCDVKDETYDLLYQQCDAQPGASGSGVYVRMWKRQNHKWERKIIGIFSGHQWVDMNGTPQDFNVAVRITPLKYAQICYWIKGNYLDCREG